From the Jatrophihabitans endophyticus genome, one window contains:
- a CDS encoding TetR/AcrR family transcriptional regulator, with product MPTDRSARMERRDLARRSLIAATHRLLESRPWPEITIDDITHDAGMSRTAFYQHFTDRQDLLLTLFATLADNLARVADAWMTGGDDPAAEHRRSLAGLTELYLTHGRLLQAVFDAAVSEPDVAHAYEHLAAGIVAATADGIRRDMANGHTEVDDPDEMSRALSALMERYLLRSFGREPFPDPAAVTDTLATIWTRTLYPHPPEAGAAAWSEAARTR from the coding sequence GTGCCCACCGATCGATCGGCGCGGATGGAGCGACGTGATCTCGCGCGACGAAGCCTGATCGCGGCGACCCACCGGCTGCTCGAGTCCCGCCCCTGGCCCGAGATCACCATCGACGACATCACCCACGACGCCGGCATGTCACGCACCGCGTTCTACCAGCACTTCACCGACCGGCAGGACCTGCTGCTCACCCTGTTCGCGACCCTGGCCGACAACCTGGCGCGTGTCGCGGACGCGTGGATGACCGGCGGTGACGACCCGGCCGCGGAGCACCGTCGCAGCCTGGCCGGCCTCACCGAGCTGTACCTGACCCACGGCCGCCTGCTCCAGGCCGTCTTCGACGCCGCGGTCAGTGAGCCGGACGTCGCCCACGCCTACGAACACCTGGCCGCCGGCATCGTCGCCGCCACCGCCGACGGCATCCGCCGCGACATGGCCAACGGCCACACCGAGGTCGACGACCCGGACGAGATGTCACGCGCGCTCAGCGCCCTGATGGAGCGGTACCTGCTGCGTTCCTTCGGCCGCGAGCCGTTCCCCGACCCCGCCGCGGTGACCGACACGCTGGCCACGATCTGGACCCGCACGCTCTACCCGCACCCTCCCGAAGCGGGCGCGGCGGCATGGTCGGAGGCCGCACGGACGAGGTAG
- a CDS encoding putative Ig domain-containing protein: MRINHVRRTVAGLGVAAMALGGAVVVTGAAASAESPDPDATLAYVAIPQAGRVSALSAHAVQDAGAGLVRPTGVAVGADGDLYIADQSAAKVYRVVAKTGEQQTVASGPDRPYKVAVDPAGNVYTVDVDAGSLIERAAGGGTPRVLADGLDKPSGVAVDVAGDVYVAERGAGRVLRVPVGGGKAEVVAAGLGDPTGVAVDVDQNVFVACGEDCLVKIDPVTGRQIPAMLAEWTSLRAVDVALDADGNLYVADAGSGRVLRIADGIPRVVASGLPGQPLAVAVPVGVLTFTASTPGTLAAVGTSYSYTYAASTPDGQSAARFQVASGELPPGLTLDPSTGVLAGTPTTGGTYTFTVQTRNAATGTLAAPTTIAVAAPGAVYVAENQKNQVVVLETDGTQHAIDGVRRPAGIAVSPTGDVYYSNYADNQVMKVPADGGATTPIGRDLLRPYGVAVDSAGNVFVADSGHGRIVEVPVDGGEQTVVVDGLKQPLGVAVDAAGDVFVAEMPTNRVLEVAPGGAAHVITSDVYQPDNVTVDALGNVYVGDGQNDQVVMIPAGGGPQSTFRTVDAPRATALDAAGNLVVTVGNRVMRLPVAAAAETGRDVGSGFVMPVGIAVSAPAPTFTAASPPTSAPQGEAYAYTYAATTPAGQPAARFRVWSGALPPGLTLDPATGVLSGTPTTAGSYTFTAETHNAANGTLAAPVTIVVPTQSQAITVTSEPPAPAYVGGGYTPAASAPGGDVATTIDATTTGYGTDSPACTLAAGTVSFTAAGSCVVDFDQTGERSDYSPAPQVQQTITVSRVPATVRLRASSSAPVYGQPFTFTATVTPATGTASGTVHFVASGVDMGPAVPVVDGVATSRSFLLHGAVPAGMYLMSADYDPTDGVTYADGYTATIVEIGRAATTTAVSTDARSLSARIAVAAPGSGVPTGTVTFLVDGVQAGTAGLREGVATLPYTLPRGSHVVTAQYAGDVNVTGSSLAISAGGTTPVEPHDPTMTARVSSAHAKTRAGWYRSPVTVSFRCTTHGSPLSRPCPAPVTLRRDGAGQSVTRTITSADGGTATVVVPRIAIDRTRPTVRIAGVRDGATYAGTAPTARCTGRDGLSGIASCTVRRVGSSSSRSGRTVTYVATATDRAGNVRHASARVTVRYVTIIGARFDDGVYTVTRGRTYTFAVYTTGRSRPRYVNAAPAPRRPHGDDAWFVRAGRAGGLHRWTLGVTMEPRLRSHRYWNVGVRSGGTVHVLKLRVIG, from the coding sequence ATGCGGATCAATCACGTCCGGCGCACCGTGGCCGGGCTCGGCGTGGCGGCGATGGCACTCGGGGGAGCCGTCGTCGTGACCGGCGCGGCAGCCTCGGCCGAGTCGCCCGATCCCGACGCGACCCTCGCCTACGTCGCCATTCCGCAGGCAGGTCGCGTCTCCGCCCTCTCGGCGCACGCCGTCCAGGACGCGGGTGCGGGACTGGTACGTCCGACGGGGGTGGCCGTCGGGGCCGACGGGGATCTGTATATCGCCGATCAGTCCGCGGCGAAGGTGTACCGCGTGGTGGCGAAGACCGGCGAACAACAGACCGTGGCGTCGGGGCCGGACCGTCCGTACAAGGTGGCGGTGGACCCCGCCGGCAACGTCTACACCGTCGACGTGGACGCGGGTTCGCTGATCGAGCGGGCCGCGGGGGGCGGGACGCCGAGGGTCCTCGCGGACGGTCTGGACAAACCCAGTGGCGTGGCTGTCGACGTGGCGGGGGACGTGTACGTCGCCGAGCGCGGAGCAGGACGCGTGCTGCGGGTGCCCGTCGGCGGCGGCAAGGCCGAGGTGGTCGCCGCGGGGCTCGGCGATCCGACCGGGGTGGCGGTCGATGTCGACCAGAACGTGTTCGTGGCGTGCGGTGAGGACTGTCTGGTCAAGATCGACCCGGTCACGGGTCGGCAGATACCGGCCATGTTGGCGGAGTGGACGTCGCTGCGGGCCGTCGACGTCGCCCTGGACGCGGACGGCAACCTCTACGTCGCCGACGCCGGCTCCGGGCGGGTGCTTCGGATCGCGGACGGCATTCCCAGGGTGGTCGCAAGCGGCCTGCCGGGACAACCACTCGCGGTCGCCGTCCCCGTCGGCGTGCTCACCTTCACGGCATCGACTCCGGGCACGCTCGCGGCAGTCGGCACGTCGTACAGCTACACCTATGCCGCGTCGACGCCGGACGGGCAATCGGCCGCCCGGTTCCAGGTCGCGTCCGGCGAGCTGCCGCCGGGGTTGACGCTCGACCCGTCGACAGGCGTGCTCGCCGGCACCCCGACGACGGGCGGGACGTACACCTTCACGGTCCAGACGCGCAACGCCGCCACCGGCACACTCGCCGCGCCGACGACCATCGCCGTCGCCGCGCCCGGTGCCGTCTACGTCGCCGAAAACCAGAAGAATCAGGTGGTCGTCCTCGAGACCGACGGCACGCAGCATGCGATCGACGGGGTGCGCCGCCCGGCCGGGATCGCGGTCAGCCCGACCGGGGACGTCTACTACAGCAACTACGCAGACAACCAGGTGATGAAGGTGCCGGCGGACGGCGGCGCGACCACGCCGATCGGTCGGGACCTGTTGCGGCCGTACGGCGTGGCGGTGGACAGCGCCGGGAACGTGTTCGTGGCCGACTCCGGCCACGGCAGGATCGTCGAAGTGCCGGTCGACGGCGGCGAACAGACCGTGGTCGTCGACGGGCTGAAACAGCCGCTGGGAGTGGCCGTCGACGCCGCCGGAGACGTGTTCGTCGCGGAGATGCCCACGAACCGAGTGCTCGAGGTGGCACCGGGCGGCGCAGCGCACGTGATCACCAGCGACGTCTACCAACCGGACAACGTGACGGTGGACGCGCTCGGCAACGTCTACGTCGGAGACGGCCAGAACGATCAGGTGGTGATGATCCCGGCCGGCGGCGGTCCGCAGTCGACCTTCCGCACCGTCGATGCACCCCGTGCGACGGCGCTGGACGCGGCCGGAAACCTCGTCGTGACGGTCGGCAACCGGGTGATGCGGCTACCGGTCGCCGCCGCGGCGGAGACCGGACGGGACGTGGGCAGCGGGTTCGTGATGCCTGTCGGCATCGCCGTGTCGGCGCCGGCGCCGACGTTCACGGCGGCGTCACCGCCGACGTCCGCGCCGCAGGGTGAGGCGTACGCCTACACCTACGCCGCGACGACTCCGGCGGGCCAGCCGGCGGCGCGGTTCCGCGTGTGGTCCGGTGCGCTGCCGCCGGGGTTGACGCTCGACCCCGCGACGGGCGTGCTGTCCGGGACGCCGACCACCGCGGGTTCGTACACGTTCACCGCCGAGACGCACAACGCCGCGAACGGCACGCTGGCCGCGCCCGTCACCATCGTGGTGCCGACGCAGTCGCAGGCCATCACGGTCACCTCGGAACCGCCGGCACCGGCCTACGTGGGTGGCGGCTACACGCCCGCCGCCAGCGCGCCCGGCGGCGACGTCGCGACGACGATCGACGCGACGACCACCGGTTACGGCACCGACAGTCCGGCCTGCACGCTGGCCGCCGGCACGGTCTCGTTCACGGCGGCCGGCAGCTGTGTCGTCGACTTCGATCAGACCGGCGAGCGGAGCGACTACTCGCCGGCACCGCAGGTGCAGCAGACGATCACGGTGAGCAGGGTGCCGGCGACGGTGCGGCTGCGCGCGTCGTCGTCCGCCCCGGTCTACGGCCAGCCGTTCACCTTCACGGCGACGGTCACCCCGGCGACGGGGACGGCATCGGGCACGGTGCACTTCGTGGCGAGCGGCGTCGACATGGGTCCGGCCGTTCCCGTGGTCGACGGCGTGGCCACCTCGCGGTCGTTCCTGCTGCACGGCGCGGTGCCAGCGGGCATGTACCTGATGAGCGCGGACTACGACCCGACCGATGGCGTGACCTACGCGGACGGCTACACGGCGACCATCGTCGAGATCGGCCGCGCCGCGACCACGACGGCCGTGAGCACGGACGCACGTTCGCTGTCGGCGCGGATAGCGGTGGCGGCGCCCGGGTCGGGCGTCCCGACCGGCACGGTCACCTTCCTGGTCGACGGCGTGCAGGCGGGCACCGCGGGGCTGCGAGAGGGTGTCGCCACACTGCCGTACACGCTGCCGCGCGGGTCCCACGTGGTCACCGCGCAGTACGCGGGGGACGTCAACGTCACCGGCTCGTCCCTGGCGATCTCCGCCGGCGGCACCACCCCGGTCGAGCCGCACGATCCGACCATGACGGCACGGGTGAGCAGCGCACACGCCAAGACCCGCGCCGGTTGGTACCGCTCGCCGGTGACGGTGAGCTTCCGGTGCACCACGCACGGGTCGCCGCTGAGCCGGCCGTGCCCGGCACCGGTCACACTGCGACGCGACGGCGCCGGCCAGTCGGTGACCCGGACGATCACGTCCGCCGACGGCGGCACCGCCACGGTCGTCGTTCCCCGCATCGCCATCGACCGCACCCGCCCGACCGTCCGCATCGCAGGTGTCCGCGACGGCGCCACCTACGCCGGTACCGCGCCCACGGCGCGCTGCACCGGCCGCGACGGCCTCTCCGGCATCGCCTCGTGCACGGTGCGCCGCGTCGGATCGAGCAGCAGCCGCAGCGGGCGCACCGTCACCTACGTCGCGACGGCGACCGATCGGGCCGGCAACGTGCGGCACGCTTCGGCGCGGGTCACCGTGCGCTACGTGACGATCATCGGCGCCCGGTTCGACGACGGCGTGTACACGGTGACGCGCGGGCGCACGTACACGTTCGCCGTCTACACCACGGGCAGGAGTCGACCTCGCTACGTCAACGCCGCGCCCGCGCCGCGGCGACCCCACGGCGACGACGCCTGGTTCGTCAGGGCCGGCCGGGCCGGCGGGCTCCACCGCTGGACGCTCGGCGTGACGATGGAGCCCCGGCTGCGATCGCACCGGTATTGGAACGTCGGGGTGCGTAGCGGCGGGACGGTGCACGTGCTGAAGCTCAGGGTGATCGGCTGA
- a CDS encoding EamA family transporter — MPAARSAPARSARADAAPPQLLLLGAVGSVQFGSAFADKIFGSVGPGGVAFLRVLFTAVVLLVVVRPRLTGRTPAQLRLVAAYGLALAGMNWSFYEALDHLPLGVAVTVEFTGPLAVAVAGSRRLLDGVWVLLAGGGVALLASRGGEDGVEPIGIALVLIAASCWALYILLAKRVGASYGALEALALGMAVGTVLVAPAGVAQGGTALLHPGVLAGCLGVAVLSSLIPYSLELVALRRLSTAVFGLLMSLEPAMAALAGVLVLGEDVSVALAVAVVLVATASVGSSLTSRRPASPLDG, encoded by the coding sequence ATGCCCGCTGCCCGTTCCGCCCCCGCACGCTCGGCCCGGGCCGACGCCGCCCCACCCCAGCTGCTGCTGCTCGGCGCGGTCGGCTCGGTGCAGTTCGGCTCGGCATTCGCCGACAAGATCTTCGGCTCGGTCGGGCCGGGCGGGGTCGCGTTCCTGCGCGTGCTGTTCACCGCCGTGGTGCTGCTCGTCGTCGTCCGGCCGCGGCTGACGGGTCGCACCCCGGCGCAGCTGCGCCTCGTCGCCGCCTACGGGCTCGCGCTCGCGGGGATGAACTGGAGCTTCTACGAGGCGCTGGACCACCTGCCGCTCGGGGTGGCCGTCACCGTGGAGTTCACCGGCCCGCTCGCCGTCGCGGTGGCCGGCTCGCGGCGGCTCCTGGACGGGGTGTGGGTGCTGCTCGCCGGCGGCGGGGTCGCGCTGCTCGCCTCGCGCGGCGGCGAGGACGGCGTCGAACCCATCGGCATCGCCCTCGTGTTGATCGCCGCGAGCTGCTGGGCGCTCTACATCCTGCTGGCCAAGCGCGTGGGCGCGTCCTACGGCGCGCTCGAGGCGCTCGCGCTCGGCATGGCGGTCGGGACGGTCCTCGTCGCCCCGGCCGGGGTGGCGCAGGGCGGGACGGCCCTGCTGCACCCCGGCGTCCTCGCCGGCTGCCTGGGGGTCGCGGTGCTGTCCTCCCTCATCCCCTACTCGCTCGAGCTCGTCGCGTTGCGCCGACTGTCGACGGCCGTGTTCGGACTGCTCATGAGCCTCGAACCGGCGATGGCCGCGCTGGCCGGCGTGCTGGTCCTGGGCGAGGACGTGTCGGTGGCACTGGCCGTCGCCGTGGTCCTGGTGGCGACGGCCAGCGTCGGGTCCAGCCTGACGTCGAGGCGTCCGGCGTCCCCGCTCGACGGGTGA
- a CDS encoding M1 family metallopeptidase, producing MRTPRPALRGVTGVALLTAAVLTPLGPAAAPASARAAARPGATSARDPFFPRQGNGGYDVSSYDLVLRYRTSPKRLSGSATIRATATQHLSRFSLDLRRTMRVSAVTVDGAAARVSRPTRLVQKLLVTPRTQLAAGHRFTVVVRYGGEVAALRDANGSLDGTVSTSDGIVVVAEPQGAPTWFPVNDTPRDKARYRVSITAPTRLVAVSNGAYRGRTRHGGVTTWRWYQAQRVSSYLATLAVGKFTVRTGRTKSGIPYFNAADPSQRGSVSMLAKTPRVVEYFATKFGRYPFGATGGIVENASFLGYALETASRPVYDRTPSIQTLSHELAHQWFGDTVTLKRWRDIWVNEGFAQFASWLWDEHRGATSAHAHLRTLLSVPASSRGTWNPPPADPGSPRTLFAGSVYDRGAGALQALRERVGSKVFFRILRGWVDTHRYGNARVAQFVDYAVRVSHRNVRPMLHEWLYHRGKPRAGRR from the coding sequence ATGCGAACCCCCCGTCCCGCGCTCCGCGGCGTCACCGGCGTCGCGCTCCTCACCGCCGCGGTGCTGACCCCGCTCGGCCCGGCCGCCGCTCCGGCGAGTGCCCGCGCGGCCGCGCGTCCCGGCGCGACGAGTGCCCGCGACCCGTTCTTCCCGCGGCAGGGCAACGGCGGTTACGACGTCTCGTCCTACGACCTCGTGTTGCGCTACCGCACCTCGCCCAAGCGGCTGAGCGGCAGCGCGACGATCCGCGCCACGGCGACCCAGCACCTGTCGCGGTTCTCGCTCGACCTCCGGCGCACCATGCGGGTCTCGGCCGTCACCGTCGACGGTGCGGCCGCCCGCGTCAGCCGGCCGACGAGGCTGGTCCAGAAGCTGCTGGTCACGCCGCGCACGCAGCTGGCGGCCGGGCACCGCTTCACCGTGGTGGTGCGTTACGGCGGTGAGGTGGCGGCGCTGCGTGACGCGAACGGCTCGCTCGACGGCACGGTGTCGACGTCGGACGGGATCGTCGTGGTCGCCGAGCCGCAGGGTGCGCCGACGTGGTTCCCCGTGAACGACACGCCCCGGGACAAGGCCCGCTACCGCGTCTCGATCACCGCGCCGACACGGCTCGTGGCGGTCTCGAACGGCGCGTACCGCGGCCGCACCCGGCACGGCGGCGTCACCACGTGGCGCTGGTACCAGGCCCAGCGGGTGTCGAGCTACCTCGCGACCTTGGCCGTCGGGAAGTTCACGGTGCGCACGGGGCGCACGAAGTCGGGCATCCCGTACTTCAACGCCGCCGACCCCTCGCAGCGCGGTTCGGTGTCGATGCTGGCGAAGACCCCGCGGGTCGTCGAGTACTTCGCGACCAAGTTCGGCCGCTACCCCTTCGGCGCCACCGGCGGCATCGTCGAGAACGCCTCGTTCCTCGGCTACGCGCTGGAGACCGCGTCGCGACCGGTGTACGACCGCACGCCCTCGATCCAGACCCTGTCGCACGAGCTCGCCCACCAGTGGTTCGGCGACACCGTGACGCTCAAGCGCTGGCGCGACATCTGGGTCAACGAAGGCTTCGCCCAGTTCGCGTCCTGGCTGTGGGACGAGCACCGGGGAGCGACCAGCGCGCACGCCCACCTGCGCACCCTGCTGTCGGTCCCGGCGTCGAGCCGCGGGACGTGGAACCCGCCCCCGGCCGACCCGGGGTCGCCGCGGACGCTGTTCGCGGGGTCGGTCTACGACCGCGGCGCCGGTGCGTTGCAGGCGTTGCGGGAGCGCGTCGGCAGCAAGGTCTTCTTCCGCATCCTGCGCGGCTGGGTCGACACGCACCGGTACGGCAACGCGAGGGTGGCGCAGTTCGTCGACTACGCGGTGCGGGTGTCGCACCGCAACGTGCGACCGATGCTGCACGAATGGCTCTATCACCGCGGCAAGCCGCGGGCCGGCCGCCGCTGA
- a CDS encoding M1 family metallopeptidase, producing MRTNRVLTVAAAALTALSLAPAALAAPHRPTPGAAGGGDPYFPRQGNGGYDVSSYRLAIGYTPSSKRLTGHARITARATQSLSRFDLDLRRTLTVSSVRVDGRRAAFSQPAAQVQELVVTPRHALRAGHRFSVEVRYAGTATPTTDPDGSLDGFIPTSDGAFVASEPQGSPTWFPVNDTPRDKARYAVSVTVPKGLTAVSNGRFVAHRTHGAATTWSWRLDRPVSSYLVTATLGKFDVTRGRTPAGVPYFVAVDPTQAAKANPVLAKLPSIVDWLARTYGRYPFGETGAIVDDAPNVGYALETATRPVFDRAPSVGTLAHELAHQWYGDTVTLRQWRDIWLNEGFAEFSTWLYTEHTGGKTTAQQLADLEALPADDDVWSPPPGNPGSGADIFAGSVYDRGAATLAALRAEVGDHVFFRIMRGWLRQHYYGNAAVGQFTAYAGRVAHTDLTAFFQTWLYHDGKPAFS from the coding sequence ATGCGGACGAATCGCGTGCTGACCGTCGCGGCGGCAGCCCTCACCGCCCTGAGCCTCGCGCCCGCCGCCCTCGCGGCACCGCACCGGCCTACGCCCGGTGCGGCCGGGGGCGGCGACCCGTACTTCCCGCGGCAGGGCAACGGCGGTTACGACGTCTCGTCCTACCGGCTGGCCATCGGCTACACGCCGAGCAGCAAGCGGCTGACCGGTCACGCCCGCATCACCGCCCGGGCGACGCAGTCCCTGTCGCGCTTCGACCTCGACCTGCGCCGCACGCTCACCGTCTCCTCGGTGCGGGTGGACGGCCGGCGCGCGGCGTTCAGCCAGCCCGCCGCCCAGGTGCAGGAGCTCGTCGTCACGCCGCGGCACGCCCTTCGCGCCGGGCACCGGTTCTCGGTGGAGGTGCGCTACGCGGGCACCGCGACGCCGACCACCGACCCCGACGGCTCGCTCGACGGCTTCATCCCGACGAGCGACGGCGCGTTCGTGGCGAGCGAACCGCAGGGCTCGCCGACGTGGTTCCCGGTCAACGACACCCCCCGCGACAAGGCCCGCTACGCGGTGTCGGTCACCGTGCCGAAGGGGTTGACCGCGGTGTCGAACGGTCGGTTCGTCGCCCATCGCACGCACGGGGCGGCGACCACGTGGTCGTGGCGCCTCGACCGTCCGGTGTCGAGCTACCTGGTCACCGCCACACTCGGGAAGTTCGACGTCACCCGCGGCCGGACCCCCGCCGGCGTCCCGTACTTCGTCGCCGTCGACCCGACCCAGGCGGCCAAGGCGAACCCGGTGCTGGCGAAGCTGCCCTCGATCGTCGACTGGCTCGCCCGGACCTACGGTCGCTACCCGTTCGGCGAGACCGGCGCGATCGTGGACGACGCCCCGAACGTCGGCTACGCGCTGGAGACCGCGACCCGGCCCGTCTTCGACCGCGCCCCGTCGGTCGGAACGCTCGCCCACGAACTCGCCCACCAGTGGTACGGCGACACCGTGACGCTGCGCCAGTGGCGCGACATCTGGCTCAACGAGGGCTTCGCCGAGTTCTCCACCTGGCTCTACACCGAGCACACCGGGGGGAAGACGACGGCGCAGCAGCTCGCCGACCTCGAGGCGCTGCCCGCCGACGACGACGTCTGGTCGCCGCCGCCGGGCAACCCGGGCTCGGGCGCGGACATCTTCGCCGGGTCGGTGTACGACCGCGGGGCCGCGACGCTCGCCGCGCTGCGCGCCGAGGTCGGCGACCACGTCTTCTTCCGGATCATGCGGGGCTGGCTGCGACAGCACTACTACGGAAACGCCGCCGTCGGGCAGTTCACGGCCTACGCGGGGCGGGTCGCGCACACCGACCTCACCGCGTTTTTCCAGACGTGGCTCTACCACGACGGCAAGCCCGCGTTCTCGTAG
- a CDS encoding TIGR03960 family B12-binding radical SAM protein: MPVESLFPRLEPLLPLVSKPIQYVGGELNAQTKDWDAAAVRWALMYPDAYEVGLPNQGVQILYEVLNERDDALAERTYAVWPDLEALLREHGIGQFTVDAHRPVAAFDLLGVSFSTELGYTNLLTALDLAGIPLHAAERTVDHPVVVAGGHAAFNPEPIADFVDVAVLGDGEQAVGVITEVVKTWKADGRPGGRDELLLRLAATGGVYVPRFYDVTYLPDGRIAAVTPNREGVPERVSKHTVMDLDEWPYPKTPLVPLAESVHERMSVEIFRGCTRGCRFCQAGMITRPVRERSIDGIGEMVARGLAATGFEEVGLLSLSSADHSEIAPLTKQLADRYADEKVGLSLPSTRVDAFNIDLANEISRNGRRSGLTFAPEGGSERLRRVINKMVSKDDLIDTVSTAYGNGWRQVKLYFMCGLPTETDDDVLEIAEMAHDVIRAGRESAGHKDIRCTVSIGGFVPKPHTPFQWAAQASPGVVDERLRKLRAAINANKSLGRAVGMRYHDGEPSMVEGLLSRGDRRVGAVIEQVWRDGGRFDGWSEHFSYQRWLAACDTVDVDIEWYTTRERDGEEVLPWDHLDSGLDKQWLWDDWQDALEEFEQDDCRWTPCFDCGVCPNLGTDIQVGPTGRSLLPLATKP; this comes from the coding sequence GTGCCTGTCGAGTCGCTCTTCCCCCGCCTGGAACCGCTGCTGCCGCTGGTGAGCAAGCCGATCCAGTACGTCGGCGGTGAGTTGAACGCGCAGACGAAGGACTGGGACGCCGCGGCGGTCCGCTGGGCGCTGATGTACCCCGACGCCTACGAGGTCGGCCTGCCCAACCAGGGCGTCCAGATCCTGTACGAGGTGCTCAACGAGCGCGACGACGCGCTGGCCGAGCGCACGTACGCCGTCTGGCCCGATCTCGAAGCACTGCTGCGCGAACACGGCATCGGGCAGTTCACCGTCGATGCGCACCGTCCGGTCGCGGCCTTCGACCTGCTGGGCGTCTCGTTCTCGACCGAGCTCGGCTACACCAACCTGCTCACCGCCCTCGACCTTGCCGGCATCCCGCTGCACGCGGCCGAGCGCACCGTCGACCACCCCGTCGTGGTCGCCGGCGGTCACGCCGCCTTCAACCCCGAGCCGATCGCGGACTTCGTCGACGTCGCGGTGCTCGGTGACGGCGAGCAGGCCGTCGGCGTGATCACCGAGGTCGTGAAGACCTGGAAGGCCGACGGTCGCCCCGGTGGTCGCGACGAGCTGCTGCTGCGCCTGGCCGCGACCGGCGGGGTCTACGTGCCGCGCTTCTACGACGTGACCTACCTGCCCGACGGCCGCATCGCCGCAGTGACGCCCAACCGCGAGGGGGTGCCCGAGCGCGTCAGCAAGCACACTGTGATGGACCTCGACGAATGGCCCTACCCCAAGACCCCGCTCGTGCCGCTCGCCGAGTCGGTGCACGAGCGGATGTCGGTCGAGATCTTCCGCGGCTGCACGCGGGGCTGCCGGTTCTGCCAGGCCGGCATGATCACGCGCCCGGTGCGCGAACGATCCATCGACGGCATCGGCGAGATGGTCGCCCGCGGCCTGGCGGCCACCGGGTTCGAGGAGGTCGGCCTGCTGTCGCTGTCGAGCGCCGACCACTCCGAGATCGCGCCGCTGACCAAGCAGCTCGCCGATCGGTACGCCGACGAGAAGGTCGGCCTGTCGCTGCCCTCGACCCGCGTCGACGCCTTCAACATCGACCTGGCCAACGAGATCAGCCGCAACGGCCGCCGCTCCGGGCTGACGTTCGCGCCTGAGGGCGGCTCGGAACGGCTGCGTCGCGTCATCAACAAGATGGTCAGCAAGGACGACCTGATCGACACCGTCTCGACCGCGTACGGCAACGGCTGGCGGCAGGTCAAGCTGTACTTCATGTGCGGTCTGCCCACCGAGACCGACGACGACGTCCTCGAGATCGCCGAGATGGCGCACGACGTCATCCGCGCCGGCCGGGAGTCGGCCGGGCACAAGGACATCCGCTGCACGGTGTCGATCGGCGGCTTCGTGCCCAAGCCGCACACGCCGTTCCAATGGGCGGCGCAGGCCTCGCCCGGGGTCGTCGACGAGCGGCTGCGCAAGCTGCGGGCCGCGATCAACGCGAACAAGTCGCTCGGCCGCGCCGTCGGGATGCGCTACCACGACGGCGAACCGTCGATGGTCGAGGGCCTGCTCTCGCGCGGTGATCGCCGCGTCGGCGCCGTGATCGAGCAGGTGTGGCGCGACGGCGGCCGCTTCGACGGCTGGTCCGAGCACTTCAGCTACCAGCGCTGGCTCGCCGCCTGCGACACCGTCGACGTCGACATCGAGTGGTACACCACCCGTGAGCGCGACGGCGAGGAGGTGCTGCCCTGGGACCACCTCGACTCGGGGCTCGACAAGCAGTGGCTCTGGGACGACTGGCAGGACGCGCTCGAGGAGTTCGAGCAGGACGACTGCCGGTGGACGCCGTGCTTCGACTGCGGGGTCTGTCCCAACCTCGGCACCG